The Deinococcus roseus genome contains a region encoding:
- a CDS encoding HD domain-containing phosphohydrolase, whose translation MHLEEARTGQDPVQWLEAALEVSRTSLSTGASEEGLRFAHTIVNHAREQNSNVHLISALNNLGTFLFLNSDPYDSLNVVLEAKFLIDTHQIFQEKGRNLNLLGGIYQLLSSLDLAYASYEESLSIARANNDQISEARTLNNMALLLQQQKKYSESLSLYQQAEGIWRSTQNDLELCKTLLNKISLHLQKDDEYTASLSTEIEQSMLEVRQILKDHDAKHLYIALLQSEAHHEKNLGHLEKAEKISEEALYLATDYHHVELEAHTYLILGNIYHKKNKDETALDYFTKARNIFADLNYKDNRLDVLTLMVVSLKRLGRFEEALQYHEEMYQLDREIRNEATSKQLEMLAFQRKLEQSQHEAELEKIRNEELESLVQERTAELESAYLEMLERLAIAAEFRDTDTGEHTVRVGERAAEVARELNMPEERVRTLRLAARLHDVGKIAISDTILHKPGKLTEDEYLTMKAHTLAGAKMLSEARSELIRMAEMIALTHHEKWDGTGYPNGLSGEDIPLEGRIVAVVDVLDALTSLRPYKKAWSMDEALAEIEKQAGVHFDPQVVQALMNIYRR comes from the coding sequence ATGCACCTGGAGGAAGCCCGGACAGGGCAAGATCCCGTCCAATGGCTTGAGGCCGCTCTGGAGGTCAGCCGGACTTCCCTCTCAACAGGAGCCAGTGAAGAGGGTTTGCGATTTGCCCATACCATTGTCAATCATGCCAGAGAGCAAAATTCCAATGTCCATCTGATCAGTGCACTCAACAACCTGGGAACTTTTCTTTTTTTGAACAGTGACCCCTATGATTCACTTAATGTTGTCCTTGAAGCAAAATTTTTAATTGACACCCATCAGATTTTCCAAGAGAAGGGTAGAAATTTAAATCTTCTGGGCGGAATTTATCAATTGCTCAGCAGTCTGGATCTGGCATATGCTTCTTATGAAGAATCCCTGTCCATTGCCAGAGCCAACAACGATCAGATTTCTGAAGCAAGAACCCTGAACAACATGGCCCTTCTTCTGCAACAACAGAAAAAATACAGCGAATCCCTGTCTCTGTATCAGCAAGCAGAGGGCATCTGGCGATCCACCCAGAATGATCTGGAGTTGTGCAAAACCTTGCTCAACAAGATCAGCTTGCATTTACAGAAAGATGATGAATACACCGCTTCTCTCAGTACAGAAATCGAACAGAGCATGCTGGAAGTGCGCCAGATTCTCAAAGACCATGATGCCAAACATCTTTACATCGCCCTCTTGCAATCCGAAGCCCACCACGAAAAAAACCTTGGCCACCTCGAAAAGGCAGAAAAAATTTCTGAGGAAGCCTTATACCTCGCCACCGATTATCACCACGTTGAGCTCGAAGCACACACCTATCTGATTCTGGGAAACATCTACCACAAAAAGAACAAAGATGAAACCGCGCTGGACTACTTCACCAAAGCCAGAAACATCTTTGCTGACCTGAATTACAAGGACAACCGTCTGGATGTCCTGACCCTGATGGTGGTGAGCCTCAAACGCCTGGGTCGTTTTGAAGAAGCCCTGCAATACCACGAGGAAATGTACCAGTTGGACCGGGAAATCCGCAACGAGGCCACCAGCAAACAACTGGAAATGCTGGCCTTTCAACGCAAACTGGAGCAAAGCCAGCACGAAGCTGAACTGGAAAAGATTCGCAACGAAGAACTGGAATCGCTGGTGCAGGAACGCACTGCAGAACTCGAATCCGCTTACCTGGAGATGCTGGAACGTCTGGCCATCGCAGCAGAATTCCGGGACACCGACACGGGAGAACACACCGTGCGGGTGGGGGAACGTGCTGCAGAGGTGGCCCGCGAACTGAACATGCCAGAAGAACGGGTGCGCACGCTGCGTCTGGCTGCCCGCCTGCATGATGTGGGCAAAATTGCCATCTCAGACACCATTTTACATAAACCGGGCAAACTCACCGAAGACGAATACCTCACCATGAAGGCCCACACCCTGGCCGGAGCCAAGATGCTCTCCGAGGCCCGCTCAGAACTGATTCGCATGGCAGAAATGATTGCCCTGACCCATCACGAGAAATGGGATGGCACAGGCTATCCCAATGGGCTCAGTGGCGAAGACATCCCTCTGGAAGGGCGCATTGTGGCTGTGGTGGATGTGCTGGATGCCCTGACCAGCCTGAGGCCTTACAAGAAAGCCTGGAGCATGGACGAAGCCCTGGCTGAAATTGAGAAGCAAGCAGGGGTGCATTTTGATCCCCAGGTGGTGCAGGCCCTGATGAACATTTACCGCCGCTGA
- a CDS encoding 5-oxoprolinase subunit PxpA translates to MDRILDLNCDLGEGAAFDRELIELIDSANIACGFHAGSPSLLRETALLCLDHGVHIGAHPGHLDRENFGRLEHPLTPQEVYELVTFQVAGVLGILNPLDLPLHHVKLHGALYNQTARDLKLARAAVHGILEQHQDVVFYGLAGSAQIQAAQEIGMKVWQEAFLDRTYQPEGSLTPRSHPQALHQSTEAALQQALNIADGFVVALNGERIELQADTLCLHGDGAHAVEFARTVREALKHRG, encoded by the coding sequence ATGGACCGGATCCTGGACTTGAATTGTGACCTTGGCGAAGGGGCTGCTTTTGACCGTGAACTCATTGAACTGATCGACAGTGCCAACATTGCCTGCGGCTTTCACGCCGGAAGCCCCTCCCTGCTGCGTGAAACCGCCCTGCTGTGCCTGGACCATGGTGTTCACATTGGAGCCCACCCCGGTCATCTGGACCGTGAAAATTTTGGCCGCCTGGAACACCCGCTCACCCCGCAGGAAGTCTACGAACTGGTGACTTTTCAGGTGGCAGGTGTGCTGGGCATTCTGAACCCGCTGGATTTGCCCCTCCACCATGTCAAATTGCATGGTGCCCTCTACAACCAGACCGCCAGGGACCTGAAGCTGGCGCGTGCTGCGGTGCACGGCATTCTGGAGCAGCATCAGGATGTGGTTTTTTACGGTCTGGCTGGAAGTGCCCAGATTCAGGCCGCTCAAGAAATCGGCATGAAAGTCTGGCAGGAGGCTTTTCTGGACCGCACCTATCAGCCAGAGGGCAGCCTGACCCCCAGAAGCCACCCGCAGGCCTTGCACCAGTCCACGGAAGCTGCATTGCAGCAGGCCCTGAACATCGCAGATGGCTTTGTGGTTGCCCTGAATGGAGAACGCATCGAACTGCAAGCAGACACCCTCTGTCTGCACGGAGATGGAGCACATGCTGTGGAGTTTGCCAGGACTGTTCGGGAAGCCCTGAAGCACCGGGGCTAA
- a CDS encoding uracil-DNA glycosylase — protein sequence MEYPPEFFSCALCPRLKLWREQVAQDKRKAYQDEVYWGKPVPGFGAPDAHILLMGLAPGAHGSNRTGRMFTGDASGNFLYPALFRVGLSNQPHSVHKNDGLELFDVFISGVARCVPPDNKPTPEELRTCQTWLKFDLDRLQNRKVTVALGTIGHEYFLRALGLKPSIYPFKHGAEHALPDGTFLLDSYHVSQQNTATGRLTAEMFDAVLERAKVLARGQ from the coding sequence ATGGAATACCCACCAGAGTTCTTTTCCTGCGCCCTTTGCCCCCGACTCAAACTCTGGCGGGAGCAGGTGGCCCAGGACAAACGCAAAGCCTACCAGGACGAAGTGTACTGGGGAAAACCCGTTCCCGGATTCGGAGCTCCAGACGCCCACATCTTGCTGATGGGTCTGGCACCAGGGGCACACGGCTCAAACCGCACTGGACGCATGTTCACTGGAGATGCCAGCGGAAACTTCCTGTATCCTGCCCTGTTCCGGGTGGGCCTGAGCAACCAGCCCCACTCTGTGCACAAAAACGATGGCCTGGAGCTGTTTGATGTGTTCATCTCTGGAGTGGCCCGCTGTGTTCCGCCAGACAACAAACCCACCCCGGAAGAGTTGCGCACCTGCCAGACCTGGCTGAAGTTCGATCTGGACCGCCTGCAAAACCGCAAGGTGACGGTGGCCCTTGGAACCATTGGGCATGAGTATTTCCTGCGGGCACTGGGACTGAAACCCTCGATCTATCCTTTCAAGCATGGGGCTGAGCATGCATTGCCAGATGGCACTTTCTTGCTGGACTCCTACCACGTCAGCCAGCAGAACACCGCCACAGGTCGCCTGACCGCAGAGATGTTCGATGCAGTGCTGGAACGGGCGAAAGTGCTGGCCAGAGGGCAATGA
- a CDS encoding biotin-dependent carboxyltransferase family protein, which yields MDFLRMQVLKAGVKTLIQDRGRWGHRQYGVSPAGAVDSYSQQLANLLLGNPPENATLEAALGGLRLQALTAGCVALAGLGLRASHNGQVVVGQRALHLQAGDVLELQYTSLGARAYVAFQGGLEVPEVLGSSSTHQNSRLGPAALEAGMVLQARSATAGSNFKRFVPVKPFPAVLSIRVLRGPEWEDLPELQQVFRVTAQADRMGLRLQGDPVKLARTAEMFSVAVLPGTVQLPAGGQPLVLLSDAQTTGGYPRMFQVIQADLWKLGQVLPGQQLHFRVVNFMEAEQALQAYEQKLFRLQKALELYSRNTAAQPAG from the coding sequence ATGGACTTTCTTCGCATGCAGGTTTTAAAAGCAGGAGTCAAGACCCTCATTCAGGACAGAGGACGCTGGGGGCATCGGCAATATGGGGTGTCTCCAGCGGGAGCAGTGGATTCTTACAGCCAGCAACTGGCCAACCTTTTGCTGGGCAATCCACCTGAAAATGCCACCCTGGAGGCGGCTCTGGGGGGACTCAGGCTGCAGGCCCTCACTGCAGGCTGTGTGGCCCTGGCAGGTCTGGGACTCAGGGCATCGCACAATGGGCAGGTTGTGGTGGGTCAGCGGGCATTGCACCTGCAGGCCGGAGATGTGCTGGAGTTGCAATACACCTCTCTGGGGGCCAGGGCTTATGTTGCTTTTCAGGGAGGACTGGAGGTGCCAGAAGTTCTGGGCAGCAGCAGCACCCATCAGAACAGCCGTCTGGGACCCGCTGCTCTGGAGGCAGGCATGGTGTTGCAGGCCAGAAGTGCAACTGCAGGCAGCAACTTCAAAAGGTTTGTCCCGGTCAAACCCTTCCCAGCGGTGCTTTCGATCCGGGTGCTGAGGGGTCCAGAATGGGAAGACCTGCCTGAACTGCAACAGGTTTTTCGGGTGACCGCCCAGGCAGACCGCATGGGTTTGCGCTTGCAGGGAGACCCGGTGAAGCTTGCCAGAACCGCTGAGATGTTCAGCGTGGCCGTGCTGCCCGGAACCGTGCAACTTCCTGCTGGAGGACAGCCCCTGGTCCTGCTTTCCGATGCCCAGACCACCGGTGGTTATCCCAGGATGTTTCAGGTGATCCAGGCCGATTTGTGGAAGCTGGGTCAGGTGCTCCCTGGACAGCAGCTCCATTTCAGGGTGGTGAATTTTATGGAAGCTGAACAGGCCCTGCAGGCTTATGAACAGAAACTGTTCCGTCTGCAAAAAGCCCTGGAACTGTACAGCCGAAACACAGCAGCACAACCGGCAGGATAA
- the aroA gene encoding 3-phosphoshikimate 1-carboxyvinyltransferase: MYEKFDVVVHPVSELRGVLTAQPSKNYTTRYLIAAALSGTETLVKGVATSEDSHALQECLKTWGAALTPEGRDMRVKGFGSTPLDQQTLNPHNAGAVARFLMALAGLTSHTKFITDYPDSLGKRPHGDLLKALESLGAKTTSQDGKLPIEIWGNLQGGKVSISAQLSSQYTSGLIFLAPLLPEGLEITLLGDIKSPGPLKQTIETLRVFGVKVEHADDLRTITIPGGQQYHAPEVTVPGDYPGSSALLSAAAVMPGEVVVHNLRENDLQGERLSIDVLKSMGADITRDGSTVTVRGGKPLHAVVTDGDLFTDAVQALSASAASASGQTTWENVYTLRLKECDRISDTRAELLKLGIEASETEDSLSIVGKEQIEGGIVLDGHGDHRMIMMLSILGMRASKPITITGAHHIRKSYPEFFQHMQGLGAKFDFIEL; this comes from the coding sequence GTGTACGAAAAATTTGATGTGGTGGTCCATCCCGTGTCCGAACTGCGGGGTGTTTTGACCGCACAGCCCAGCAAGAATTACACCACCCGTTACCTGATTGCGGCGGCCCTCTCTGGCACGGAAACCCTGGTGAAAGGGGTCGCCACCAGCGAGGACAGCCACGCCCTGCAGGAGTGCCTGAAAACCTGGGGTGCAGCATTGACCCCCGAAGGCCGGGACATGCGGGTGAAAGGCTTTGGCAGCACCCCTCTGGACCAGCAGACCCTCAATCCACACAATGCTGGAGCGGTGGCCCGTTTCCTGATGGCCCTGGCAGGACTGACCTCCCACACAAAGTTCATCACCGATTACCCGGACAGCCTGGGAAAACGGCCCCACGGCGACCTTTTGAAGGCCCTGGAAAGCCTGGGGGCAAAAACCACCTCCCAGGACGGCAAACTGCCCATCGAAATCTGGGGAAATCTGCAGGGCGGCAAGGTGTCCATCAGTGCCCAGCTGTCCAGCCAGTACACCTCGGGTCTGATTTTTCTGGCTCCTTTGCTTCCTGAAGGGCTGGAAATCACCCTGCTGGGAGACATCAAGAGCCCTGGTCCCCTGAAGCAGACCATCGAAACCCTGAGGGTCTTTGGGGTGAAGGTGGAACATGCCGATGACCTGCGCACCATCACCATCCCTGGAGGACAGCAGTACCATGCCCCTGAAGTGACGGTGCCTGGAGATTACCCGGGCAGCAGTGCCTTGCTGAGCGCCGCTGCAGTGATGCCTGGAGAAGTGGTGGTCCACAACCTGCGCGAAAACGACCTGCAAGGGGAACGCCTGAGCATTGATGTGCTGAAAAGCATGGGGGCAGACATCACCCGTGATGGCAGCACCGTGACTGTGCGCGGCGGCAAACCCCTGCATGCCGTGGTCACCGACGGAGATCTGTTCACAGACGCTGTGCAGGCCCTCAGTGCCTCTGCTGCCAGTGCCTCTGGCCAGACCACCTGGGAGAACGTGTACACCCTGCGCCTCAAGGAATGCGACCGCATCTCGGACACACGGGCTGAACTGCTGAAACTTGGCATTGAGGCCAGTGAGACCGAGGACAGCCTGAGCATCGTGGGCAAGGAGCAGATTGAGGGAGGCATTGTGCTGGACGGTCACGGAGACCACCGCATGATCATGATGCTTTCCATCCTGGGAATGCGGGCCAGCAAACCCATCACCATCACGGGTGCCCATCACATCCGCAAGAGTTACCCGGAGTTCTTCCAGCACATGCAGGGCCTCGGGGCAAAGTTTGATTTCATTGAGCTTTAA
- a CDS encoding RrF2 family transcriptional regulator: MKFSEGIEWSIHCVAVLAGIPSGATLSNASLAEYHGVSESYLVKHLKALVKAGILESVPGPRGGFRIARLPAEITLLQILEAIEGREPMFQCEEIRGRFPGCPQQSFSKPCSIHAAMLKAELEWRKSLQGTTIQDINAQVKSSPERQQADEIWMQKHLRLPVGQAAVKS; encoded by the coding sequence GTGAAGTTCAGTGAAGGCATTGAGTGGTCCATCCATTGTGTGGCTGTGCTGGCCGGAATTCCCAGCGGAGCCACCCTGAGCAATGCCTCGCTGGCAGAGTACCACGGGGTGTCAGAAAGCTATCTGGTCAAACACCTGAAAGCCCTGGTCAAGGCAGGAATTCTGGAGTCGGTTCCGGGTCCCAGAGGAGGCTTCAGGATTGCCCGTCTGCCTGCAGAAATCACTTTGCTGCAGATTCTGGAGGCCATTGAAGGCAGAGAACCCATGTTCCAGTGTGAGGAAATCCGGGGACGCTTTCCAGGTTGCCCACAGCAGTCATTTTCCAAACCCTGTTCCATCCATGCCGCCATGCTGAAAGCCGAACTGGAGTGGCGCAAATCCCTGCAAGGGACGACCATTCAGGACATCAATGCCCAGGTGAAATCCTCCCCGGAGCGCCAGCAGGCCGATGAAATCTGGATGCAGAAACACCTGCGCTTGCCTGTGGGGCAGGCAGCGGTGAAATCTTGA
- a CDS encoding type I restriction endonuclease, translating to MELAAQLEAFAKQIPSRLAHIQGEEATKQALILPFLGLLGYDVYNPTEVRPEYAADFATKKRGQFEKVDYAICINGEVSMLIEAKAHNQKTEIYSGQLARYFNSTTTARVAIVTNGTEYRFFTDLKEKNIMDSDAFMVFNVLDHDSSDLELLQRFTRAQYQAASISTLAEEVMCLQNITTYIYNQLQNPSEGFVRFVVDELGLRQRITTRVVERYTPILRTAIQNALAEIQHATEQPVLVSPALPATPTRSSSLPKRSRAETPSTEPVRPSLSEDEIAVLDSICEILQCELHPQKDEECVVIAHPSGQGWALRYNTVHPKPHIVFNLPLDAARAIASHVFFFGHPLGTKANFSALSDLYALREVIHEAYRT from the coding sequence ATGGAACTTGCTGCCCAGCTGGAAGCTTTTGCAAAACAGATCCCATCCCGACTGGCCCACATTCAGGGAGAAGAAGCGACCAAACAGGCCCTGATTCTTCCTTTTCTGGGCTTACTGGGTTATGACGTTTACAATCCCACCGAAGTCAGACCTGAATATGCAGCAGATTTTGCGACCAAAAAACGGGGGCAATTTGAAAAAGTCGATTATGCCATTTGTATCAATGGCGAAGTCTCCATGCTCATCGAAGCCAAAGCCCACAACCAGAAAACCGAAATTTACAGTGGCCAATTGGCCCGGTATTTCAATTCCACGACAACGGCCAGGGTGGCCATTGTCACCAACGGGACAGAATACCGTTTCTTCACCGATCTTAAAGAAAAAAACATCATGGACAGTGATGCATTCATGGTTTTCAATGTGCTGGATCACGACAGCAGTGACCTGGAGCTTTTGCAGCGTTTCACCCGGGCCCAATATCAGGCAGCTTCCATCAGCACACTGGCCGAAGAAGTGATGTGTTTGCAGAACATCACCACCTACATTTACAACCAGTTGCAAAATCCCTCTGAAGGTTTTGTGCGATTTGTAGTGGATGAATTGGGTTTGCGCCAGCGCATCACCACCCGGGTGGTGGAAAGATACACCCCCATCCTGCGCACTGCCATTCAAAACGCTCTGGCAGAAATCCAGCATGCAACAGAGCAGCCTGTGCTGGTTTCACCTGCTCTTCCCGCAACTCCAACCCGCTCTTCCAGCCTGCCAAAACGCTCTCGGGCTGAAACACCCAGCACGGAGCCTGTCCGTCCTTCTCTGTCGGAAGACGAGATTGCCGTTCTGGACAGCATTTGTGAAATCCTACAGTGTGAACTGCACCCTCAGAAAGACGAAGAGTGTGTGGTGATTGCCCATCCATCTGGTCAGGGCTGGGCTTTGCGTTACAACACCGTGCATCCCAAACCCCACATCGTTTTCAATCTGCCTCTGGATGCAGCGAGGGCCATTGCCAGCCATGTGTTCTTTTTCGGTCATCCCCTGGGCACCAAAGCCAATTTTTCAGCCTTGAGTGATCTTTATGCCCTGCGAGAGGTGATCCATGAAGCATATCGAACCTGA
- the msrA gene encoding peptide-methionine (S)-S-oxide reductase MsrA has protein sequence MLQPMHYATLGGGCFWCLEAVFQQIRGVLHVESGYSGGFTEDPTYKEVCAETTGHAEVVNITYDPAEVTYRELLEVFFSIHDPTTPNRQGADVGSQYRSIILYHNEDQQEVAGEVIRHLNELGLFDQSIVTEVKPLEVFYKAEDHHQNFYLNNPGQGYCRAVIAPKVAHFRRTHLEKLVR, from the coding sequence ATGTTGCAACCCATGCATTACGCCACACTGGGTGGCGGTTGTTTTTGGTGTTTGGAAGCAGTCTTTCAGCAGATCAGAGGGGTGCTGCATGTGGAGTCCGGGTACAGCGGGGGCTTCACCGAAGATCCCACTTACAAGGAGGTGTGCGCCGAAACCACAGGCCATGCCGAGGTGGTGAACATCACTTACGATCCTGCCGAGGTGACTTACCGGGAGTTGCTGGAGGTTTTTTTCAGCATTCACGATCCCACCACCCCCAACCGTCAGGGTGCAGATGTGGGCTCCCAATACCGTTCGATCATCCTGTACCACAACGAGGACCAGCAGGAGGTGGCGGGGGAAGTCATCCGGCACCTGAATGAACTGGGTCTTTTTGATCAATCCATCGTGACAGAAGTGAAGCCTCTGGAAGTGTTCTACAAAGCAGAGGACCACCACCAGAATTTCTACCTCAACAATCCCGGTCAGGGGTATTGCCGTGCGGTGATTGCGCCCAAGGTGGCCCATTTCCGCAGGACACACCTGGAAAAACTGGTCCGTTAA
- a CDS encoding ABC transporter ATP-binding protein encodes MLRVENLSKIYPSGDSTVTALSQVSFAFEAGKVTAIIGPSGSGKSTLLNLLAGFDRPSSGKIMHDQTDLSTLNDAQLADYRLRHFGFVFQNYNLVSILTASENVEFPLTLQGVPRAERTRRSKALLEQLGLGHRLTHYPSQLSGGEQQRVAIARALITNPSVILADEPTGNLDTRTGKSILDLLLKPASEGKTVVLITHDPSVAELAHTILRIRDGQALTEIPD; translated from the coding sequence ATGCTGCGCGTCGAGAACCTCAGCAAAATCTATCCCTCTGGAGACAGCACCGTCACGGCCCTCAGTCAGGTGAGTTTTGCTTTCGAGGCAGGCAAGGTGACCGCCATCATTGGACCTTCTGGCAGCGGAAAAAGCACCCTGCTGAATTTGCTGGCTGGCTTTGACCGCCCATCAAGCGGCAAGATCATGCACGACCAGACTGACCTTTCCACCCTCAATGATGCACAGCTGGCAGATTACCGCCTCAGGCATTTTGGATTCGTGTTCCAGAATTACAACCTGGTCAGCATCCTGACGGCTTCAGAAAACGTTGAATTCCCCCTCACCTTGCAGGGGGTGCCCAGGGCAGAGCGCACCAGACGCTCAAAAGCCCTGCTGGAACAGCTGGGACTGGGGCACCGCCTGACCCATTACCCTTCACAGCTTTCTGGAGGAGAACAGCAACGGGTGGCGATTGCCCGAGCCCTGATCACCAACCCCAGTGTGATTCTGGCAGACGAACCCACCGGAAACCTCGACACCCGCACGGGGAAAAGCATTCTGGATTTGCTTTTAAAACCCGCCTCTGAAGGAAAAACCGTGGTGCTGATCACCCACGATCCCAGCGTGGCCGAACTGGCGCACACCATCCTGAGAATCCGGGATGGACAGGCCCTCACCGAAATCCCTGACTGA
- a CDS encoding carboxymuconolactone decarboxylase family protein: MTNPLSLTHTHPEAYAAMSQLEDYCKSTSISALIRTLVKLRVSIINGCSLCIDMHTQEALKLGQSPERLALITAFMEVPHFTGAEKAALKMAEELAFLPEKGLSEATRQELAVQFTPQQIMELGLINVSINGWNRLVNLVGMHAALPQLA, from the coding sequence ATGACCAACCCCCTCAGCCTGACCCACACCCACCCCGAAGCCTATGCCGCCATGAGCCAGCTGGAAGACTACTGCAAAAGCACTTCCATCAGTGCCCTGATCCGCACCCTGGTGAAATTGCGGGTGTCCATCATCAATGGGTGCTCTCTGTGCATCGACATGCACACCCAGGAAGCCCTCAAACTGGGGCAAAGCCCAGAGCGGCTGGCCCTGATCACGGCCTTCATGGAAGTCCCCCATTTTACAGGGGCTGAAAAAGCCGCCCTCAAGATGGCGGAAGAACTGGCTTTCCTGCCCGAAAAAGGCCTCTCAGAAGCCACACGTCAGGAATTGGCCGTGCAGTTCACCCCCCAGCAGATCATGGAACTGGGCCTGATCAACGTGTCCATCAACGGCTGGAACCGGCTGGTCAACCTGGTGGGCATGCACGCTGCCCTGCCCCAGCTGGCCTGA
- a CDS encoding ABC transporter permease, producing MPISDLFQLALRGLTRRAVRTTLTVLGIVVAVASMVIFLSLGEGIRRVFTQELGNIGPDVQISLNGIQEGLPRTPDLPESLVAKVEQHREDWGIRSIIPVVISAKGGFDPRQSFLIYGYPTAESVLDISPGVQVTEGRLLEAADEGKLVAVLGFKAAENAGLKIGSDVRFNRRNFFKVVGILKEEGGFTDSFIFVPRSTLQKAMGVENQISFIAIKLQDPSQARTVAKQISETLDVEAQTQSDFLKVLDRAVSISDAIRFGISLIALIVGGLAVANTVMMGVFERTREFGTMRAIGAKPGFIRNLVLLESLLLAFMGGLGGILLGFLGIQVVNYYTQQLASISAAALTPRLTLLAFAVSFALGLLSGLLPARSAGRIVITEALGRN from the coding sequence ATGCCGATCTCTGACCTCTTTCAACTGGCGTTGCGGGGGCTGACCCGCCGGGCGGTGCGCACCACCCTGACGGTGCTGGGCATCGTGGTGGCGGTGGCCAGCATGGTGATTTTTCTCTCGCTGGGGGAGGGCATCCGTCGGGTGTTCACCCAGGAACTGGGCAACATTGGCCCGGACGTGCAAATTTCCCTCAATGGAATCCAGGAAGGGTTGCCCCGCACCCCCGACTTGCCGGAAAGCCTGGTGGCAAAAGTGGAGCAGCACCGGGAAGACTGGGGCATCCGCAGCATCATTCCGGTGGTGATTTCGGCCAAGGGGGGTTTTGATCCCAGGCAGTCTTTTTTGATTTATGGTTATCCCACAGCTGAAAGCGTGCTGGACATCTCTCCGGGCGTGCAGGTCACAGAGGGCAGGTTGCTGGAAGCTGCCGATGAAGGCAAACTGGTGGCTGTGCTGGGTTTCAAGGCTGCAGAGAATGCGGGTCTGAAGATCGGATCGGATGTGCGCTTCAACCGCCGCAATTTCTTCAAGGTGGTGGGCATCCTCAAAGAAGAGGGAGGCTTCACCGATTCTTTTATTTTTGTGCCCAGATCCACCCTGCAGAAAGCCATGGGCGTGGAAAACCAGATTTCTTTCATTGCCATCAAGCTGCAGGATCCATCCCAGGCCAGAACGGTGGCCAAACAGATCTCTGAAACCCTGGATGTGGAAGCGCAAACCCAGTCGGATTTCCTGAAGGTGCTGGATCGCGCGGTCAGCATCAGCGACGCGATTCGCTTTGGCATCAGCCTGATTGCCCTGATTGTGGGCGGTCTGGCCGTGGCCAACACCGTGATGATGGGGGTCTTCGAGCGCACCCGTGAATTTGGCACCATGCGGGCCATCGGGGCCAAGCCGGGTTTCATTCGCAACCTGGTGTTGCTGGAAAGCCTGCTGCTGGCCTTCATGGGTGGCCTGGGCGGCATCCTGCTGGGCTTTCTGGGGATTCAGGTGGTCAATTACTACACCCAGCAACTGGCCAGCATCAGTGCGGCTGCCCTGACCCCCAGGCTCACCCTGCTGGCCTTTGCGGTCAGTTTTGCGCTGGGATTGCTCTCGGGCCTGCTGCCTGCCCGCAGTGCAGGTCGCATCGTGATCACCGAAGCGCTGGGGAGGAACTGA